From Parasphaerochaeta coccoides DSM 17374, a single genomic window includes:
- a CDS encoding ATP-binding cassette domain-containing protein produces MKQEILALDRVTIFHEDTPVLNNVSLHIFAGEITGLLCVNSQGVDEFLDLISFNTPIHYGYVYFMGEIVHSYRRSLSQRNPVSIIEKQSRLVDDLTVADNIFVLRKNFHSYVLNKNMMEGQLEPYLKDLESMGVRIPVSAVVSSLSLLQRWALELLKAVVSGVKLVVIRDITNYVNTIDLHKIHALMKHYAAQGMAFIYMCNHHQEIFSISDKTAVMLDGTIQKILMKDQMNEDVMTHFSQSFRTAVNDSHRKFVAVDAAEHQDSLICRDLYSGNLKNISFTMRAGECVVFMDIDGTAVETFMGLCRGTLKSESGTLTIAGKEPSPYDRNTAIIQERPTKNMIFPDMSYIDNLCFLVDNKVPRFWSNPHVKESIIKEYLPLIGPTIFAPSLHGLPEKALYDLVYCRTLLQSPELVVCMQPFFGVDMYQRVRIIEFLDTYRRKGISVLILALSLSDSLEVADRLLIIQNGSIVESYDRKDFSSVKLISGSRPTL; encoded by the coding sequence ATGAAGCAGGAAATCCTTGCGTTGGACAGAGTGACGATATTCCATGAAGATACCCCCGTCCTGAATAACGTCAGCCTCCATATCTTCGCCGGAGAAATCACAGGACTCTTATGCGTGAACTCCCAAGGAGTTGATGAGTTTCTTGATTTGATATCTTTCAATACTCCTATTCACTATGGATATGTATATTTCATGGGGGAAATAGTACATTCATACCGTCGTTCGTTATCTCAACGCAATCCAGTTTCAATTATTGAGAAGCAAAGCCGTCTGGTTGATGATTTGACAGTCGCGGATAATATCTTTGTATTGAGAAAAAATTTTCATTCCTATGTCCTGAACAAAAACATGATGGAAGGACAGCTAGAGCCATATCTCAAGGATCTTGAGTCAATGGGTGTACGTATCCCCGTTTCTGCTGTGGTAAGCTCCCTGTCTCTCCTGCAACGGTGGGCGCTTGAACTTTTAAAAGCCGTAGTATCCGGAGTCAAACTTGTCGTGATAAGGGATATAACCAATTACGTGAATACCATCGATCTTCACAAAATCCATGCGCTGATGAAACATTACGCGGCACAGGGCATGGCATTCATCTATATGTGCAACCACCATCAGGAGATTTTCAGCATTTCCGACAAAACGGCGGTGATGCTTGATGGCACTATTCAGAAAATCCTCATGAAAGACCAAATGAATGAAGATGTCATGACCCATTTTTCCCAGTCTTTCAGAACTGCGGTGAATGATTCCCACCGTAAGTTTGTTGCGGTGGATGCCGCTGAGCATCAGGACAGCCTCATCTGCCGGGATCTGTACAGCGGGAATCTGAAAAATATCAGTTTCACCATGCGTGCGGGGGAATGTGTCGTATTCATGGATATTGATGGTACGGCTGTCGAAACTTTCATGGGATTGTGCAGAGGTACTTTGAAAAGCGAATCAGGGACTTTGACTATTGCGGGCAAAGAACCGTCTCCGTATGACAGGAATACAGCGATCATTCAGGAACGACCGACGAAAAACATGATATTTCCCGATATGAGTTACATTGACAATCTTTGTTTCCTTGTGGACAACAAGGTACCGAGGTTCTGGAGCAACCCTCATGTCAAGGAAAGCATTATCAAGGAATACCTGCCATTGATAGGCCCGACTATTTTTGCTCCTTCCCTGCATGGACTACCGGAGAAAGCCTTGTACGATCTCGTATACTGCCGTACTCTCCTGCAATCGCCCGAACTTGTTGTCTGCATGCAACCTTTTTTCGGCGTTGACATGTACCAACGGGTACGCATCATTGAATTTCTGGATACATACCGTCGCAAGGGTATTTCCGTCCTGATCCTTGCTCTCAGTCTCTCTGATTCCCTTGAGGTTGCGGACAGACTTCTCATCATACAGAATGGATCCATTGTAGAAAGTTACGACAGGAAAGATTTTTCTTCCGTGAAGCTCATCAGCGGCTCCCGCCCTACTCTGTAG
- the ilvA gene encoding threonine ammonia-lyase, with product MTIDKIYHAKRILDPVVRRTDLIRAPRIFPDSSVFLKTENLQITGSFKVRGAYYKISQLPSDLRQKGVIACSAGNHAQGVALAAQHEGLKAVICIPDVAPISKVEATRAYGADVRLVPGVYDDAYQEALRLQRENGGVFIHPFDDEDIIAGQGSIGLEILEQLPDVDSVIVPVGGGGLISGIAYAIKALKPECAVYGVQVAGAASMYDSLEQHQKITLGKVSTMADGIAVKHPGDLTYEMCATYVDKIVTVTDDEVSSAILALMEKQKLVTEGAGAVAVAAAMFHKIEIEGRTTVCLLSGGNIDVTILSRVISRGLLKSGRSTEFTIELLDKPGQLVDVSAIIARQGGNVVAVHHDRSGEGTDLNSCTLRLALETKDFDHIRAIRRALGDAGFKFV from the coding sequence ATGACCATTGACAAAATATATCACGCAAAACGCATCCTTGATCCTGTGGTGCGCAGGACGGATTTGATACGTGCCCCGCGGATTTTCCCGGATTCTTCCGTGTTCCTGAAAACCGAGAACCTCCAGATTACCGGTTCCTTTAAGGTACGGGGAGCCTACTACAAGATTTCCCAGTTGCCGTCCGACCTGCGCCAGAAAGGAGTGATTGCCTGTTCCGCGGGAAACCATGCCCAGGGAGTTGCCTTGGCCGCCCAGCATGAAGGCTTGAAGGCTGTCATCTGCATCCCTGATGTTGCGCCAATTTCCAAAGTAGAGGCGACCCGTGCATATGGGGCTGACGTGCGTCTTGTGCCTGGCGTCTATGATGATGCTTATCAGGAAGCGTTGCGACTCCAGAGGGAAAATGGCGGGGTGTTCATCCATCCCTTTGATGATGAAGACATCATTGCCGGTCAAGGCTCCATTGGCCTGGAAATACTCGAACAGCTCCCCGATGTCGATTCCGTCATTGTTCCCGTCGGAGGAGGAGGTTTGATCAGCGGCATTGCCTATGCAATCAAGGCACTCAAGCCGGAATGTGCCGTGTACGGCGTCCAGGTCGCCGGCGCAGCATCCATGTATGATTCACTGGAGCAACACCAGAAGATTACCTTGGGTAAAGTTTCCACCATGGCTGACGGTATTGCAGTGAAGCATCCCGGTGATCTGACCTATGAGATGTGCGCCACGTATGTTGATAAGATTGTCACAGTCACTGATGATGAAGTATCTTCGGCGATTCTCGCCTTGATGGAGAAGCAGAAGCTCGTCACCGAAGGCGCGGGAGCGGTGGCAGTCGCCGCGGCAATGTTTCATAAAATTGAGATTGAAGGCCGTACCACTGTCTGTCTTCTTTCCGGAGGGAACATTGACGTCACCATTCTTTCACGTGTCATTTCCCGTGGTCTGCTCAAAAGCGGCCGCTCTACGGAATTTACCATTGAACTGCTGGACAAGCCAGGACAGCTTGTCGATGTCTCTGCGATCATAGCTCGTCAGGGAGGAAATGTGGTGGCTGTCCATCATGACCGTTCCGGAGAGGGTACTGACCTGAATAGCTGTACGCTCCGTCTGGCGTTGGAGACGAAGGACTTTGATCACATCAGGGCAATACGGCGGGCATTGGGAGATGCCGGTTTCAAGTTTGTGTGA
- a CDS encoding ROK family protein → MIVVGIDIGGTKCAVSLGDVTDATYEIFVKMPVRQTRDYTVQGMLEQCVKDIQSCIAERPDSPPVAVGISCGGPLDSRHGLILSPPNLPGWDSVPIRDFIASRTGLPTWLCNDANAGALAEWHYGAGKGCDSMVFLTFGTGLGAGLILDGRLYVGANDMAGEVGHIRLAPTGPPGYGKKGSFEGFCSGGGIALQAQAHAREWLAEGKKTLLCTDESTITAISARTVGEAAQQGDPLAVSIMTTVGRKLGLGLSVIMDILNPERIIIGGIFQRSYDYIWPEASRVLAAESLALNAEACTVMPAALKENIGDVSALISAYYHSKKEWQ, encoded by the coding sequence ATGATCGTAGTGGGGATAGACATTGGTGGAACAAAATGTGCCGTCTCATTAGGAGATGTCACTGATGCCACATATGAAATCTTTGTGAAAATGCCTGTTCGCCAAACTCGCGATTATACGGTTCAGGGGATGCTTGAGCAATGTGTCAAAGACATACAATCCTGCATTGCGGAACGACCGGACTCCCCTCCTGTTGCTGTCGGAATCAGCTGCGGAGGGCCGCTGGATTCTCGTCACGGCCTGATTCTTTCCCCTCCTAATCTCCCCGGATGGGATTCCGTCCCCATACGGGATTTCATTGCTTCCCGGACTGGCTTACCAACATGGCTTTGCAACGATGCAAATGCCGGAGCTCTCGCTGAATGGCACTACGGAGCCGGTAAAGGCTGTGATTCCATGGTTTTTCTGACTTTCGGGACAGGTTTGGGAGCCGGTTTGATTTTGGATGGACGCCTCTATGTCGGTGCAAACGACATGGCTGGAGAGGTCGGACATATTCGTCTTGCTCCGACTGGCCCTCCAGGTTATGGAAAGAAAGGTTCCTTTGAGGGTTTTTGCAGTGGAGGCGGAATTGCTTTGCAAGCCCAGGCACACGCAAGAGAATGGCTTGCGGAAGGCAAAAAAACTCTGTTATGTACTGATGAAAGTACTATCACAGCCATAAGCGCAAGAACAGTCGGTGAAGCCGCGCAGCAAGGCGACCCCTTGGCCGTGAGCATCATGACAACAGTCGGCAGAAAGCTCGGACTGGGCTTGTCCGTGATAATGGATATCCTCAATCCTGAAAGGATCATCATAGGTGGCATATTCCAGCGTTCATATGATTACATCTGGCCGGAAGCCAGCAGAGTATTGGCGGCGGAATCATTGGCATTGAACGCGGAAGCTTGTACTGTCATGCCGGCGGCATTAAAAGAAAATATTGGTGATGTTTCCGCCTTGATTTCCGCATATTATCATAGTAAGAAGGAATGGCAATGA
- a CDS encoding P-II family nitrogen regulator, whose product MTSDMVFYPGKLILSIVAHDQGEAVVNATKDAGAQGGTIIHGRSDTSSLLDILGLHDPAQDIVLTLSGDNEAEAIFQAVKTCNPTKKNLGTTMLIDVRGILHHMTAGTSENIHATRSATMSTTSSHVLISFIVNKGTADDAMAAARKAGASGGTIINAKGTAKEDDVKFFGITLVPEKEMLLTIVPQDKAVSIIDAVKAVPSLEEPGAGIAFTVDIMEFAFLGR is encoded by the coding sequence ATGACATCGGACATGGTTTTTTATCCCGGCAAGCTGATACTCAGCATCGTAGCTCATGACCAAGGCGAAGCAGTGGTCAATGCGACGAAAGATGCTGGCGCGCAGGGAGGTACGATCATCCATGGCAGGAGCGACACATCCTCCCTGCTTGACATCCTGGGTCTTCATGACCCGGCGCAGGACATTGTCCTGACACTTTCGGGAGATAATGAAGCAGAAGCTATCTTCCAGGCCGTAAAGACATGCAACCCCACCAAGAAGAACCTGGGAACAACCATGCTCATCGATGTGCGGGGCATCCTCCATCACATGACCGCCGGAACATCCGAGAATATCCATGCCACAAGGAGCGCTACAATGTCCACGACTTCATCACACGTCCTGATTTCCTTCATAGTCAACAAAGGCACAGCAGATGATGCCATGGCAGCCGCCCGTAAAGCAGGAGCGTCCGGTGGTACAATCATCAACGCCAAAGGTACGGCAAAGGAAGACGACGTAAAGTTCTTCGGCATCACCCTCGTCCCTGAAAAGGAAATGCTGTTGACCATAGTCCCCCAGGACAAGGCTGTTTCAATCATTGACGCCGTCAAGGCCGTCCCTAGCCTGGAAGAACCGGGAGCTGGCATAGCCTTCACCGTCGATATCATGGAGTTCGCTTTCCTGGGAAGATAA
- a CDS encoding response regulator produces the protein MTHTIQVIILDDEPRVSKLIASLIDWESLGMEICATAQDGITALQLIKDLSPDLVITDIRMPGHDGLELIQRAREISKDLDFIIISGYRYFEYAQTAIKYGVGDYLLKPIKKQELMDTLLKFLARYKERTEKQDHAQKLNQHLDAYYSKLREDLFKDCILGAEPDSFSSMEEINQAYHYDFRPGLFQVCIVKLDMPQQEFFPQGKVILKEKVERILMSFCKPLCSEIESYAMDSRFYILLNYEQDKKNAIRKSLKTMLDELIIHESIFPSSRFFLAVGPSSEDFASIPRSARSAWSVCCQRLVATGGSQLYEEVPPSAGEDDIHALLKIWNEGISKAVSILSLEETQACIASLIDTLSSEKSFSGENILDCLQQAFSNFLMRMKTTYVSIEGLESAERNYEEGQDMYSSAAELYAFFSEKTLKFLEENAALIKEQEYRPVRLAKKYISEHFNDPMISLNSVSDAMGFNSSYFSSLFKKESGMGFLEYLSDVRMTHAKYLLKTTTLPIADICKKAGYTDTKYFTQAFQKNTGIRPKDYRKLYS, from the coding sequence ATGACACACACGATACAGGTCATCATTCTTGACGATGAACCACGGGTCAGCAAACTGATAGCCAGCCTCATTGACTGGGAGTCCCTGGGCATGGAAATCTGTGCCACCGCTCAAGACGGCATCACTGCGCTCCAGCTCATTAAAGACCTCTCCCCCGACCTTGTGATCACTGACATCAGAATGCCCGGTCATGATGGACTAGAGCTTATCCAACGGGCACGGGAGATATCAAAGGATCTCGACTTTATCATAATCAGTGGATACCGATATTTTGAATATGCACAGACCGCCATCAAATACGGCGTCGGGGACTACCTGCTCAAACCAATAAAAAAACAGGAATTGATGGATACACTCTTGAAATTCCTGGCTCGCTATAAAGAAAGAACGGAAAAACAAGATCACGCACAAAAATTGAACCAGCACCTGGACGCCTATTACAGCAAACTGAGGGAAGATCTTTTCAAGGATTGCATCTTGGGCGCCGAACCAGATTCATTTTCTTCCATGGAAGAAATCAATCAGGCATATCACTATGATTTCCGGCCGGGCCTTTTCCAAGTATGCATTGTAAAGCTTGATATGCCACAGCAGGAATTTTTCCCTCAAGGCAAGGTTATCCTCAAAGAAAAAGTTGAACGGATACTGATGAGTTTTTGCAAACCACTCTGCTCTGAGATAGAGTCCTATGCCATGGATTCTCGCTTCTATATATTGCTGAATTATGAACAGGACAAAAAGAACGCCATCCGGAAAAGTCTGAAAACCATGCTGGATGAGCTTATCATCCACGAAAGCATCTTCCCATCTTCCCGTTTCTTCCTGGCAGTGGGACCCAGCTCCGAAGATTTTGCCTCCATCCCCCGTTCAGCCCGCAGCGCCTGGAGTGTCTGCTGTCAGAGACTGGTGGCTACCGGAGGTTCTCAGCTTTATGAAGAAGTACCACCGTCAGCCGGAGAAGATGATATACATGCGCTTTTGAAGATATGGAATGAAGGAATCAGCAAGGCTGTATCAATACTTTCACTTGAAGAAACACAAGCATGCATAGCTTCGCTTATAGATACGCTTTCCTCAGAAAAATCTTTCTCCGGAGAAAATATTCTGGACTGCCTGCAACAGGCTTTCAGTAATTTCCTGATGCGCATGAAAACCACCTATGTTTCCATAGAAGGTCTGGAATCCGCTGAAAGGAATTATGAGGAAGGCCAGGACATGTATTCCAGCGCCGCGGAACTCTATGCGTTTTTTTCAGAAAAAACACTGAAATTCCTGGAAGAAAATGCAGCCTTGATCAAGGAACAGGAATACAGACCTGTACGGCTTGCCAAGAAATATATAAGTGAACATTTCAATGACCCTATGATAAGCCTTAATTCCGTCAGTGATGCCATGGGATTCAATTCCAGTTATTTCAGCTCTCTTTTTAAAAAAGAAAGCGGCATGGGATTCCTGGAGTATCTTTCGGATGTGCGGATGACTCACGCAAAATATCTGTTGAAAACTACGACATTACCGATAGCGGATATCTGTAAGAAAGCAGGATATACGGATACAAAATATTTTACACAGGCATTTCAAAAAAATACGGGAATACGACCAAAAGACTACAGGAAACTTTATTCATGA
- a CDS encoding D-sedoheptulose-7-phosphate isomerase, whose product MDDVKFLMDDFFVRHVNLAHLRLQISEASNALSDCFTHAGKLLVCGNGGSAADSGHIVGELMKGFFKKRPLPESWKKRFTEQFSDTGKKLADTLQMPLPAIALGSQLPLASAFSNDVNANMEYAQEAFAYAQEGDILLGISTSGNSENICHAVRAAKVKKARTICLTGRGGGQLAGLCDISIISPEQETYRIQEDHLAIYHLLCRAVELHFFTK is encoded by the coding sequence ATGGATGACGTAAAATTTCTCATGGATGATTTTTTTGTCCGGCATGTCAACCTCGCCCATCTCCGTTTGCAGATATCCGAAGCCTCCAACGCTCTGTCGGACTGTTTCACACACGCCGGAAAACTCCTGGTGTGCGGCAACGGCGGAAGCGCAGCCGACAGCGGGCATATCGTCGGTGAATTGATGAAAGGCTTTTTCAAAAAACGACCTTTACCGGAAAGCTGGAAGAAACGTTTTACCGAACAGTTCAGCGACACAGGGAAAAAACTGGCAGACACTCTCCAGATGCCCCTCCCTGCAATTGCCCTCGGTTCACAGCTTCCCCTGGCCTCGGCATTCAGCAATGACGTGAATGCGAACATGGAATATGCCCAGGAGGCTTTTGCATATGCACAGGAAGGAGACATTCTTCTCGGAATCAGTACGAGCGGAAACTCTGAAAACATCTGCCATGCGGTGCGTGCCGCAAAGGTAAAGAAAGCCCGTACAATATGCTTGACAGGACGCGGAGGCGGACAACTGGCAGGACTCTGCGATATTTCCATCATTTCACCCGAACAAGAAACATATAGGATACAGGAAGATCATCTGGCGATATACCATCTTCTTTGTAGGGCAGTGGAATTACATTTCTTTACGAAGTAA
- a CDS encoding sensor histidine kinase, translating into MRKKTKAEGKDIILSARVFSFLCILAAQIIFCVIIFLFMSTHITTEVLSSLGILMIVLLALVSVFFWNLVIRPYRQTEKLLKHFGIGYSIEDIYQLGYSYSPAMGAALEHAQSLLDTDKILNASKQQAQFLALQNQINPHFLYNTLEGIRGEALASGLDTVANMAEALSTYFRYTISNVENLATLEDELNNIENYFTIQRYRFGPRMNLEICWDEDDRAELLKYRLPKLTLQPIVENAIVHGLECKVGKGTVHIRIEVTQSRLLITISDDGVGMNSLRLEELNTSLTSRSFDYIKPEKSHRSGIAIVNVNNRLKLLFGEEYGISVSSTADVGTDVVISLPKLQENDGGVL; encoded by the coding sequence ATGAGGAAAAAAACCAAAGCAGAGGGAAAAGATATCATTCTGTCCGCCAGAGTCTTTTCTTTCCTCTGCATCCTCGCGGCACAGATTATTTTCTGTGTCATTATTTTTCTTTTCATGAGTACACATATCACTACAGAAGTGCTTTCCTCCCTCGGCATCCTCATGATTGTTCTCCTCGCCTTGGTTTCCGTATTTTTTTGGAACCTGGTCATCCGTCCTTACCGGCAGACAGAAAAGCTTTTGAAGCATTTTGGCATCGGATACAGCATTGAAGATATCTACCAGCTTGGCTATTCCTACAGCCCTGCGATGGGCGCGGCTTTGGAACATGCCCAATCATTGCTCGACACGGACAAAATTCTCAATGCCAGTAAACAGCAGGCTCAGTTCCTTGCTCTCCAGAACCAGATAAACCCCCATTTCCTTTACAACACACTGGAGGGAATCCGTGGGGAAGCCTTGGCATCGGGTTTGGATACTGTCGCGAATATGGCTGAAGCTTTATCCACCTATTTTCGCTACACAATCAGCAATGTGGAAAATCTCGCGACTCTTGAAGACGAGCTGAACAACATTGAAAACTATTTCACCATCCAACGCTACCGTTTTGGCCCCCGTATGAACCTTGAGATTTGCTGGGATGAGGATGACAGGGCGGAACTCTTGAAATACCGTCTTCCCAAGCTGACACTCCAGCCGATTGTCGAGAATGCAATAGTTCACGGCCTGGAGTGCAAGGTCGGCAAAGGCACTGTCCACATCCGCATAGAAGTAACACAGAGCCGTCTGCTCATTACCATAAGTGATGATGGCGTTGGCATGAACTCTCTGCGGCTGGAAGAACTGAATACTTCGCTGACATCCCGTTCCTTTGATTATATCAAGCCTGAAAAAAGCCACCGCAGCGGTATAGCCATTGTCAATGTGAATAACCGTCTGAAACTTCTTTTTGGCGAAGAATACGGCATCTCCGTCTCAAGCACAGCAGATGTCGGGACAGATGTCGTCATATCGCTCCCAAAACTCCAGGAAAATGACGGCGGTGTCTTATGA
- a CDS encoding sugar ABC transporter ATP-binding protein, with the protein MAEYIVEMKHITKKFPGVIALDDVSFGLKSGEVLALLGENGAGKSTLMKILSGVYLRDEGFISLFGENIGDLNPRLAQKHGVAMIHQELNMCSHLTVTENLFLGRELISGKGTLDNKAMRHQAQEVLARLNIDDITPDTIVGKLAVSKQQMVEIAKALLSDARVLIMDEPTSALTSKEITDLFSIIHKLRSEGRGIVYISHRLEELQHIVDRVIIMRDGKTITTRNFKDISMDEIISFMVGREITEKFPTVQSPIGKKIFEVKNLCAGRAVRDISFSLNQGEIVGIAGLMGAGRTETTRAIFGVDPKDSGSIFIDGAEVVITKPEDAISQGIVLVPEDRKKDGLCTKLSIKENIALPNLDILGSRFLGVINRKSERDMVDKAVENLSIKLTDIESNAANLSGGNQQKVVVGKWLARDSRVVMFDEPTRGIDVAAKVEIYHLMNQLKQQGIGVLFVSSEMQEIIGISDRILVMCDGKLTGELSSQEATQEKILELATHFEKKLT; encoded by the coding sequence ATGGCTGAATACATTGTTGAAATGAAGCACATCACAAAAAAATTCCCCGGTGTCATTGCCCTGGATGATGTATCTTTCGGCTTGAAAAGCGGAGAAGTCCTGGCATTGTTGGGAGAAAACGGGGCAGGAAAATCAACGCTGATGAAAATTCTCAGCGGTGTATACCTACGTGATGAAGGTTTTATTTCACTTTTTGGGGAAAATATCGGCGACTTGAACCCGCGGCTTGCCCAGAAGCATGGCGTCGCCATGATTCATCAAGAACTAAATATGTGTTCGCATCTGACAGTGACTGAAAATCTTTTTCTTGGCCGGGAACTTATCTCAGGAAAAGGCACCCTTGACAACAAGGCAATGAGACATCAGGCGCAGGAAGTCCTGGCTCGGCTCAATATTGATGATATCACGCCCGACACTATTGTCGGTAAATTGGCGGTATCCAAGCAACAGATGGTGGAAATTGCTAAAGCTCTCCTATCAGATGCGCGGGTACTCATCATGGACGAACCGACAAGTGCCCTGACAAGCAAAGAAATAACAGATTTGTTCTCCATCATTCATAAGCTCCGTTCCGAAGGCCGGGGCATAGTCTATATCTCGCATAGGCTGGAGGAACTGCAACATATTGTTGATAGGGTCATCATCATGCGGGATGGGAAAACCATCACGACAAGAAACTTCAAAGATATCAGCATGGATGAAATCATTTCATTCATGGTCGGGCGAGAAATAACAGAGAAATTTCCCACCGTCCAAAGCCCTATTGGAAAAAAGATTTTTGAAGTCAAGAATCTTTGTGCCGGTCGTGCTGTCCGTGATATAAGTTTTTCCTTGAATCAGGGTGAGATTGTGGGTATCGCCGGACTCATGGGAGCTGGCAGAACGGAAACAACACGGGCAATTTTCGGCGTCGATCCTAAAGACTCTGGTTCTATTTTCATTGATGGCGCGGAAGTGGTCATCACGAAGCCGGAGGACGCCATAAGCCAGGGAATCGTCCTTGTCCCGGAAGATCGAAAGAAGGATGGTCTCTGCACAAAACTTTCAATCAAGGAAAATATTGCCCTACCCAATCTTGATATTCTCGGAAGCAGGTTTCTGGGTGTGATCAATCGGAAATCAGAACGAGACATGGTGGATAAAGCCGTAGAAAATCTATCTATCAAACTGACGGACATAGAATCAAACGCCGCTAACCTGTCCGGTGGAAATCAACAGAAAGTTGTCGTAGGGAAATGGCTGGCCCGTGACTCGCGCGTGGTCATGTTTGATGAACCGACACGGGGAATCGATGTTGCGGCAAAAGTGGAAATCTATCATTTGATGAACCAGTTGAAACAGCAGGGAATCGGAGTCCTGTTCGTTTCTTCCGAAATGCAGGAGATCATTGGGATTTCTGACAGAATACTCGTCATGTGTGATGGAAAACTGACCGGGGAATTATCCTCCCAGGAAGCTACGCAGGAAAAAATCCTTGAACTCGCCACGCATTTTGAGAAGAAACTGACATGA
- a CDS encoding TetR/AcrR family transcriptional regulator, translated as MAERFFDSDDRGTGKRSRRLMKIDKRITTTRESLKRSLLKIMREEPIFRIAVKDICKRANVSRGTFYLHYRSPYDLLEEIEDELFADIKAVVDKDLGPGPDMVRFFRDILKVLLKHQDTIIVNFSTHGHLRVQATISSLIHDRMVGIWRYEFPDVGFDLLEYAYAFCAGGALGIVNAWGRGGFVENPDDVARLILLLGGGIDTTFAHTKGNWNIRTLQQSEPFHEPQNSPA; from the coding sequence ATGGCAGAAAGATTTTTCGACTCTGATGACAGGGGAACCGGAAAAAGGAGCAGACGCCTGATGAAGATTGACAAACGGATAACTACTACAAGGGAATCCCTGAAACGCAGCCTTCTGAAAATCATGCGTGAGGAGCCAATTTTCAGGATTGCCGTCAAAGATATCTGCAAGCGGGCGAATGTCAGCAGAGGAACCTTTTACCTGCACTATCGGAGTCCCTATGACCTGCTGGAAGAAATTGAGGATGAACTGTTCGCTGACATCAAGGCGGTAGTGGACAAGGACTTGGGACCGGGCCCCGACATGGTGCGCTTTTTCCGGGACATCCTGAAAGTCCTCCTGAAGCATCAGGATACCATCATAGTGAACTTCAGCACCCATGGACACCTGCGGGTTCAGGCAACCATCTCATCGCTCATCCATGACAGGATGGTGGGAATATGGCGATACGAATTCCCCGATGTCGGATTCGACTTGCTTGAATATGCCTATGCATTTTGCGCAGGAGGCGCACTGGGCATTGTCAACGCTTGGGGACGGGGTGGTTTTGTCGAGAATCCTGATGACGTAGCGCGTCTCATCCTCCTTTTGGGAGGAGGCATTGATACCACCTTTGCCCATACAAAAGGAAATTGGAATATCCGGACGCTCCAGCAATCCGAGCCTTTCCATGAGCCACAAAACTCCCCCGCATGA